A stretch of Planctomicrobium piriforme DNA encodes these proteins:
- a CDS encoding UbiD family decarboxylase, which produces MPFDDLTQFLQAASDAGELERVGVELSPREEIAAVTQEICREFRDQSPLILFEHPSRSSMPVATNLLGHRQRFLRATGASDLDELIARLQAALNPFPAGRDWKFGLGGGPTLDRGRFLPRVIRRGACQQVIKLGKDLDLGELPLLQSWNGETHPAITSGLVITESPDGRPSVELVPAAMLDRETLALHWQPSHVGGTLWRQARLENRPFPVAIALGGDPLLGYVASLPLPRPLEPWVFAGMLRNESVNLIRARSVELNVPADAEIILEGYIDPAAGSASGCVAGPDGLLVARSQLPVLRLSAITHRANPIFPARVQGFDFQEEAVTGLLTERLLLSMLKLINPHAVDLHLPACGNHRQVLFVGSNCDDPSVVRQLLQAAGSLPLASAAGIFVAVGPQVDLRATDAVWREVALSVSGSGRGDSALSLNVSQQSTGQLFIDATRTGAAGGLARASEEVLARIAERLGSTSWDAAADAVLAPPV; this is translated from the coding sequence ATGCCGTTTGACGATCTCACGCAGTTCCTGCAGGCCGCCAGTGATGCTGGCGAACTCGAACGCGTCGGCGTGGAACTCAGTCCACGCGAAGAGATCGCGGCCGTCACCCAGGAAATCTGCCGCGAGTTTCGCGATCAGAGTCCGCTGATTCTCTTCGAGCATCCCTCTCGCTCGTCGATGCCCGTGGCGACCAACCTGCTCGGTCACCGCCAGCGTTTTCTGCGCGCCACCGGGGCAAGCGATCTCGATGAGTTGATCGCTCGACTGCAAGCAGCGCTCAATCCGTTTCCCGCAGGCCGTGACTGGAAGTTTGGTCTCGGGGGCGGGCCGACGCTTGATCGCGGACGTTTCCTGCCGCGAGTCATCCGACGCGGCGCCTGTCAGCAGGTCATCAAACTCGGCAAGGATCTCGATCTTGGTGAGTTGCCGCTGTTGCAGTCATGGAACGGAGAAACGCATCCGGCGATCACTTCAGGACTCGTGATCACTGAATCTCCGGACGGCAGGCCATCGGTCGAACTCGTGCCGGCCGCCATGCTCGACCGCGAAACGCTGGCACTGCACTGGCAACCATCCCACGTCGGCGGAACTTTGTGGCGGCAGGCACGGCTGGAAAATCGCCCGTTCCCCGTGGCCATCGCCCTCGGCGGCGACCCGTTGCTGGGATATGTCGCATCGTTGCCATTGCCGCGTCCGCTCGAGCCCTGGGTCTTCGCCGGGATGCTGCGGAATGAGAGTGTGAATCTGATTCGCGCGCGCTCGGTCGAATTGAACGTGCCTGCCGATGCCGAGATCATCCTCGAGGGCTACATCGATCCGGCAGCCGGCAGCGCCTCAGGCTGCGTCGCCGGGCCAGATGGTTTGCTCGTCGCCCGTTCACAACTGCCGGTGCTGCGGTTGTCGGCCATCACGCATCGCGCGAACCCGATCTTCCCTGCCCGAGTGCAGGGGTTTGATTTTCAGGAAGAGGCGGTCACCGGATTGCTCACGGAACGCCTGCTGCTGAGCATGCTGAAGCTGATCAATCCCCACGCCGTCGATCTGCATTTGCCTGCCTGCGGCAATCATCGGCAGGTGCTGTTCGTCGGGAGCAATTGCGACGACCCGTCTGTCGTGCGGCAACTCCTTCAAGCCGCTGGCAGTCTGCCATTGGCGAGTGCGGCGGGCATCTTTGTGGCAGTCGGCCCGCAGGTCGATTTACGGGCGACCGACGCCGTGTGGCGAGAAGTTGCACTCTCGGTTTCTGGATCAGGGCGAGGCGATTCCGCCCTTTCCCTGAATGTGTCGCAGCAATCAACCGGACAGCTGTTCATCGATGCCACTCGAACCGGCGCCGCCGGCGGGCTGGCCAGGGCGAGCGAAGAGGTACTGGCCAGAATCGCGGAAAGGCTCGGATCGACAAGTTGGGATGCGGCCGCAGATGCGGTTCTGGCTCCGCCTGTCTAA
- a CDS encoding DUF1573 domain-containing protein, with protein sequence MLRQTLALGALAVVMTAWVSPIQAQELNWAEKMFSELKHDFGTVARGADTRATIVVTNIYEEDVSIGNVGTTCGCTAAKPDKNLLKTREQAQIEIKMNTVKFMRRKDSNVLVTLTFHGPQGSSTKEVKVPITAYIRSDVVITPEPGNADFGAVEFGAGAERKLEIAYAGRDNWNIKDVRVPNNNIEAGVKEVSRGPGRVSYELTVRLKPNAPLGSLHEQITLVTDDANAPEVPVLVMGKVEPDISVYPPSYTLGNLRPGESKTFQVVVKGKRPFTIAHIQCESADCFEVKQPTDEAKTVHIVPFKMTAPEKAGEFTEKFTFTIEGRPEPVMFQASGMIAAAGT encoded by the coding sequence ATGCTGCGTCAAACACTTGCCCTCGGCGCTCTTGCGGTCGTAATGACCGCGTGGGTTTCCCCGATCCAGGCTCAGGAACTGAACTGGGCCGAGAAGATGTTCTCGGAACTCAAGCACGACTTCGGCACCGTCGCCCGCGGTGCCGATACCCGGGCGACAATTGTCGTCACGAACATCTATGAAGAAGACGTGAGCATCGGCAATGTCGGCACAACATGCGGTTGCACTGCCGCCAAGCCGGACAAGAACCTGCTGAAGACCCGCGAGCAGGCTCAGATCGAAATTAAAATGAACACGGTCAAGTTCATGCGTCGCAAAGACTCAAATGTCTTGGTGACGCTGACCTTCCATGGGCCTCAAGGCTCGTCAACCAAGGAAGTCAAGGTTCCCATCACTGCCTACATCCGTTCCGACGTGGTCATCACTCCGGAACCGGGTAATGCTGACTTCGGTGCAGTCGAATTCGGTGCTGGAGCTGAACGCAAGCTCGAAATCGCTTACGCCGGGCGCGACAACTGGAACATCAAAGACGTTCGCGTTCCGAACAACAACATCGAAGCCGGCGTCAAAGAAGTGAGCCGCGGGCCAGGCCGCGTCAGTTATGAACTGACCGTCCGTCTCAAACCCAACGCTCCATTGGGCTCTCTCCACGAGCAGATCACGCTCGTGACCGATGACGCCAACGCTCCGGAAGTTCCGGTGCTGGTGATGGGTAAAGTTGAGCCGGACATCTCGGTCTATCCGCCGAGCTACACCCTGGGCAACCTGCGCCCCGGTGAATCGAAGACTTTCCAGGTGGTCGTGAAAGGGAAGCGTCCTTTCACCATCGCCCACATTCAGTGCGAATCGGCCGACTGCTTTGAAGTCAAGCAGCCGACCGACGAAGCCAAGACAGTGCACATCGTGCCCTTCAAGATGACCGCTCCGGAAAAGGCCGGCGAGTTCACCGAGAAGTTCACCTTCACGATCGAAGGCCGTCCGGAACCGGTGATGTTCCAGGCCTCGGGCATGATTGCCGCCGCCGGAACATGA
- a CDS encoding type II secretion system F family protein has translation MEPQLLTQLLPFAVFGAVGAGVWAIAAAFNTKDSRAAERLQELKDPRKRGEAASKETGLKSAFKRAAPALSKALEPKTDLEQSKLRVKLANAGFASPHASTIFLAIKVSCMAGAAILAGAVTMFIKGFTTDGLLSAGIGGGLGMFLPDLVLTVMAYSRKSRIFLSLPDALDLLVVCVEAGLGLDAAMRRVADELSEGATDICAEINHANFQLQMGRNRREVLHDLGVRTGVDDVKALAAILIQADKFGSSIAQALRVQSDSMRIKRSQLAEEKAAMTAVKMIFPLVLFIFPGIFVVLVGPAAIMMIRQLLTA, from the coding sequence ATGGAACCTCAACTCCTGACCCAACTGCTTCCGTTTGCGGTCTTTGGCGCCGTCGGCGCCGGAGTCTGGGCGATCGCGGCCGCTTTCAACACGAAAGACTCGCGGGCGGCAGAACGTCTGCAGGAGTTGAAAGACCCGCGTAAACGCGGAGAAGCGGCGAGCAAGGAAACCGGGCTCAAATCCGCATTCAAACGCGCGGCCCCGGCGCTCTCGAAAGCGCTCGAACCGAAAACTGATCTCGAACAAAGCAAGCTGCGGGTAAAACTGGCGAATGCCGGATTCGCTTCGCCGCATGCCAGTACGATCTTTCTGGCGATCAAGGTCTCCTGCATGGCGGGGGCCGCGATTCTGGCCGGTGCGGTCACGATGTTTATCAAGGGGTTCACCACAGACGGCCTGCTCTCGGCAGGGATTGGCGGCGGGTTGGGCATGTTTCTGCCTGACCTGGTGCTGACCGTGATGGCCTATTCGCGGAAAAGCCGGATCTTCCTGTCATTGCCTGACGCGCTCGACCTGCTGGTCGTCTGCGTTGAGGCGGGGCTGGGGCTGGATGCTGCCATGCGGCGGGTAGCGGACGAACTTTCGGAAGGGGCGACCGACATCTGCGCCGAGATCAACCATGCCAACTTCCAATTGCAAATGGGCCGGAATCGGCGCGAGGTGCTGCACGATCTGGGGGTCCGCACCGGCGTCGATGACGTGAAGGCCCTGGCGGCGATTTTGATTCAGGCCGACAAGTTCGGTTCTTCGATTGCACAGGCGCTGCGCGTGCAGTCAGACAGCATGCGCATCAAGCGCAGCCAGCTGGCGGAAGAAAAAGCAGCCATGACCGCGGTGAAGATGATCTTCCCGCTGGTGCTGTTCATCTTCCCGGGGATCTTCGTGGTGCTGGTGGGGCCTGCCGCAATCATGATGATCCGCCAATTGCTGACAGCCTGA
- a CDS encoding type II secretion system F family protein, translating into MTLLALTLTPLTASLIAFIGVSGLLGALFMLLDGNGSSNVESRLDVLAGKKPAKAEGTQVTRETLVKEGVNGLTGAVGKLMERFSNLKLLFVQADTTIKLDHFMLIMAICGVVGVVLGMVGNVPAPVYPLCALGGSLMPFGWLMFKRGRRFKKFAKQLPDAMELIGRALRSGHSLASAMKVVVDELPDPISKEFNIAYEEQNLGIPLEQALKNLYLRMPNMDYKFFAMAVAIQRQSGGDLAEILDKIGHIIRERIRILGQVQALTGEGRISGIVLMALPILLFFAVWKLNPDYVMLLFTDELGRQMVAVAIVLQILGAVTIKKIITIKV; encoded by the coding sequence ATGACGCTCCTTGCGCTAACTCTGACTCCGCTGACAGCTTCGCTGATCGCCTTTATCGGCGTCAGCGGTTTGCTGGGGGCGTTGTTCATGCTGCTCGATGGGAACGGGTCGAGCAACGTGGAAAGCCGGCTCGACGTCCTGGCCGGCAAGAAGCCCGCCAAAGCAGAAGGGACGCAAGTCACTCGCGAAACCCTGGTCAAGGAAGGGGTCAACGGCCTGACCGGCGCAGTCGGCAAACTGATGGAACGGTTCAGCAATCTGAAGCTGCTGTTCGTGCAGGCCGACACGACGATCAAACTCGATCACTTCATGCTCATCATGGCGATTTGCGGAGTGGTGGGCGTCGTGCTGGGGATGGTCGGGAACGTGCCGGCCCCCGTTTATCCGCTGTGCGCCCTGGGGGGCAGCCTGATGCCGTTCGGCTGGCTGATGTTCAAACGCGGTCGACGCTTCAAGAAATTCGCAAAACAGCTTCCCGACGCGATGGAGCTGATCGGACGTGCCTTGCGTTCAGGCCATTCGCTGGCTTCCGCCATGAAGGTGGTTGTGGATGAACTTCCCGACCCGATCTCCAAAGAATTCAACATCGCCTACGAAGAACAGAACCTCGGGATTCCGCTCGAGCAGGCTCTGAAGAACTTATACCTCCGCATGCCCAACATGGACTACAAGTTCTTCGCAATGGCCGTCGCGATTCAGCGGCAATCGGGGGGAGATCTCGCCGAAATTCTCGACAAAATCGGACATATTATTCGCGAACGCATCCGCATCCTGGGACAGGTGCAGGCACTGACGGGGGAAGGGCGTATCAGCGGGATCGTGCTGATGGCGTTGCCGATTCTACTCTTCTTTGCCGTGTGGAAGCTGAATCCCGACTACGTCATGTTGCTGTTCACGGATGAACTGGGCCGCCAGATGGTGGCGGTGGCCATCGTGCTGCAGATCCTGGGTGCGGTGACCATCAAAAAGATTATCACGATCAAAGTGTGA